From a single Chitinophaga sp. Cy-1792 genomic region:
- a CDS encoding DUF1080 domain-containing protein: MKKSMFKFILGACILLGSSQTFAQKAVSLFNGKNLDGWKIYGTEKWYVDNGELICESGPDKEYGYLGTDKDYKNFELTVVFKQEADGNSGVFFHSSFEGTKVTGWQAEVAPPNLHTGGIYESYGRGWLIKPAPEKEQYLKMGEWNTMKVRVQGDDVTTWLNGHEMIQLKDQKIGAANGQIALQIHAGGGIKVRWKSVKLVPLKS, encoded by the coding sequence ATGAAGAAATCCATGTTTAAATTCATCCTGGGAGCCTGCATCCTCCTGGGTTCCAGCCAAACTTTCGCCCAAAAGGCCGTATCTCTCTTCAATGGTAAAAATCTCGACGGCTGGAAAATCTATGGTACTGAAAAATGGTATGTGGACAATGGTGAACTTATCTGCGAATCCGGCCCCGACAAAGAATACGGCTACCTGGGAACCGATAAGGATTACAAAAATTTTGAACTGACAGTAGTATTCAAGCAGGAAGCCGATGGCAACAGCGGCGTATTCTTTCACTCTTCCTTCGAAGGTACCAAAGTAACCGGCTGGCAGGCAGAGGTAGCACCTCCCAACCTGCATACCGGCGGTATCTATGAGTCGTACGGCCGCGGATGGCTTATTAAACCTGCACCCGAAAAGGAACAATACCTGAAAATGGGTGAATGGAATACCATGAAAGTACGGGTACAGGGCGACGACGTTACTACCTGGCTCAATGGTCATGAAATGATCCAGCTGAAAGATCAGAAAATCGGCGCTGCAAACGGCCAGATTGCCCTTCAGATCCACGCAGGGGGTGGCATTAAGGTAAGATGGAAAAGCGTTAAATTGGTGCCATTGAAATCATAA
- the rny gene encoding ribonuclease Y yields MDVTTIITAIAAIIIGIGLGKVIFAKNTQQKIDDAEQQAKKIIGDAETTGENIKKDKLLEAKEKYLQMKSEHEKEVLQRNQKILESENRIKQKEQSLNQKNEHIQKQINENDAIKDGLNRQMELVTVKRTELEKHQEEHIRRLEKVAGLTAEEAKHQLVESLKEEARSQALAHIQEIIEDAKTKANKEAKKIIIQSIQRTAAEQTIENTITVFTLESDEIKGQIIGREGRNIRAIEAATGVDLIVDDTPEAIVLSSFDPLRREIARLSLQRLVQDGRIHPARIEEVVEKTKKQLEEQVMDIGERTVIELGIHGLHKELVRLVGKMRFRSSYGQNLLMHSKETANLCAVMAAELGLNPKLAKRAGLLHDIGKVPDEETELSHALLGAKLAEKYGEHAAVVNAIGAHHDEMEMQYVISPIVQACDAISGARPGARREIMQSYLQRIKDLENLALSHDGVEKAYAIQAGRELRVIVESEKVTDNDADRLSFEIANKIQTEMQYPGQIKVTVIREKRAVNVAR; encoded by the coding sequence ATGGATGTTACAACTATAATAACAGCAATAGCAGCTATAATAATAGGGATTGGGCTAGGTAAAGTGATTTTTGCAAAAAATACGCAACAAAAAATCGACGACGCTGAACAGCAGGCTAAAAAAATCATCGGAGATGCTGAGACCACCGGTGAAAACATTAAGAAAGACAAACTGCTGGAAGCCAAGGAGAAATACCTGCAGATGAAGAGTGAGCACGAAAAGGAAGTGCTGCAGCGTAACCAGAAAATCCTGGAATCAGAAAACAGGATCAAGCAAAAAGAACAAAGCCTCAATCAGAAAAATGAGCACATTCAGAAACAAATCAATGAGAATGATGCTATTAAAGATGGCCTGAACCGCCAGATGGAACTGGTTACCGTTAAACGCACGGAACTGGAAAAACACCAGGAAGAACATATCCGTCGCCTTGAAAAAGTAGCCGGCCTCACCGCTGAAGAAGCTAAACATCAGCTGGTAGAAAGCCTGAAAGAAGAAGCCCGCTCACAAGCACTGGCTCATATTCAGGAAATCATCGAAGATGCCAAAACAAAGGCTAACAAAGAAGCCAAAAAGATTATCATCCAGTCTATCCAGCGTACCGCTGCCGAACAGACTATCGAAAATACCATCACTGTATTCACCCTCGAAAGTGATGAGATCAAAGGCCAGATCATCGGTCGTGAAGGTCGTAACATCCGTGCGATCGAAGCTGCTACCGGTGTTGACCTGATCGTAGATGATACCCCTGAAGCAATCGTACTTTCTTCCTTCGACCCACTGCGTCGTGAAATTGCCCGTCTGTCGCTGCAACGCCTCGTTCAGGACGGCCGTATTCACCCTGCTCGTATCGAGGAAGTAGTTGAAAAAACCAAGAAACAACTGGAAGAACAGGTAATGGATATCGGTGAAAGAACCGTTATCGAACTGGGTATCCATGGTTTACATAAAGAACTCGTTCGTCTGGTAGGTAAGATGCGTTTCCGCTCTTCCTATGGTCAGAACCTGCTCATGCACTCTAAAGAAACCGCTAACCTTTGTGCGGTAATGGCTGCAGAACTGGGCCTCAACCCTAAACTGGCGAAACGTGCCGGTCTGCTCCACGATATCGGTAAAGTGCCAGATGAAGAAACAGAACTGAGCCACGCCCTGTTAGGTGCTAAACTGGCTGAGAAATATGGTGAACATGCTGCCGTTGTGAACGCTATCGGCGCGCACCACGATGAGATGGAAATGCAATACGTTATTTCCCCTATCGTTCAGGCATGTGATGCTATCTCCGGTGCACGCCCAGGCGCACGCCGCGAAATCATGCAGAGCTACCTGCAACGTATCAAAGACCTGGAAAACCTCGCCCTCTCTCACGATGGCGTGGAAAAAGCTTATGCTATCCAGGCAGGCCGTGAACTGCGCGTAATCGTTGAAAGTGAAAAAGTAACCGACAACGATGCTGACCGCCTCTCCTTTGAAATCGCCAATAAAATACAAACAGAAATGCAGTATCCTGGCCAGATCAAAGTAACCGTTATCCGCGAAAAAAGAGCGGTGAACGTGGCGAGATAG
- a CDS encoding cell division protein ZapA codes for MEQLIPINIIVADRSYRIKIKPEEEEEVRRIMKEVNEKIVDFKAAYAGKDLQDYIAMALIMYATHPVTSGGKAQANTAPFLQEKLEKLEELINQALG; via the coding sequence ATGGAACAGCTCATTCCGATTAATATAATTGTGGCAGACCGTTCTTACCGTATCAAAATAAAACCGGAAGAAGAAGAGGAAGTACGTCGCATTATGAAAGAAGTGAATGAGAAAATTGTTGATTTTAAAGCCGCTTACGCAGGAAAAGATCTCCAGGATTATATCGCTATGGCCCTCATCATGTATGCAACTCACCCCGTAACGAGCGGAGGCAAGGCACAGGCCAATACCGCCCCATTTTTACAGGAAAAGCTCGAAAAGCTCGAAGAACTTATCAACCAGGCGCTCGGTTAA
- the pheT gene encoding phenylalanine--tRNA ligase subunit beta, giving the protein MTISYNWLCDYLPVKPTPEELSTILTRIGLEVESLERFEAVKGSLAGLVIGEVLTAEQHPNADKLRLTTVNTGGETPLHIVCGAPNVAVGQKVVVATIGTTIYPVGGEPLTMKKAKIRGEESEGMICAEDEIGLGKSHAGIMVLDPSLVPGTPASEIFKPQQDWIYEIGLTPNRMDAMSHIGVAKDVCAFLNNLEHTHKYKVQLPAFTLPAASGEPLPISVTIENTDGCPRYSGISITNVKVGPSPEWLKNHLEAIGVRSINNIVDITNFVLHETGQPLHAFDADAVKGQAVVVKTLPQDTPFVTLDGKERKLDATDLMICNGAGEGMCIAGVFGGEHSGVTDNTTRIFLESAFFNAGMIRTTSFRHGLRTDAATRFEKGVDISNTIFALERAAALICELGGGQIASPVTDVYPSVKRKTEVETTYAYVRKLSGSNYGADKIKTILVSLGFDIIAETSESLRVAVPFSKPDISLPADLVEEVMRIDGLDNIEIPSRVTISPALSAQPDAEKVKEKIADYLAGNGFNEIFTNSITNSKYYTPEVLETAVKMMNSLTVELDIMRPSMLESGLEAIGYNLNRKNENLLFFEFGKTYFAKEVGKYLENNHLCMYLTGAQTTETWMHKSRPVDFYFLKGYVINILNQLGYKNLVWQESESSLNPSWEIKVKNQVVVTLGGVPAAKLKQFDIRQAVWFADFNWDKMLGLLQKSDNFYKEIPRFPAVRRDLALVLDRQVKFAAVESAAKAVKSPLLQEINLFDVFESEKLGANKKSYAVSFTFLDAQKTLTDKEIDSVMDKLVKNFQTQLQAEIRK; this is encoded by the coding sequence ATGACGATTTCATACAACTGGCTATGTGATTATTTACCGGTGAAGCCTACGCCGGAGGAGTTGTCCACCATTTTAACACGTATAGGCCTGGAGGTAGAAAGCCTCGAACGATTTGAAGCTGTAAAAGGGAGTCTTGCCGGACTTGTGATTGGAGAGGTACTTACAGCTGAACAACACCCAAATGCAGACAAACTGCGACTGACCACCGTAAATACCGGTGGCGAAACCCCGCTTCATATCGTATGCGGCGCCCCAAATGTGGCCGTAGGACAGAAAGTAGTAGTAGCCACCATCGGTACTACCATCTACCCTGTTGGCGGTGAACCGCTGACAATGAAAAAAGCAAAAATCCGTGGTGAAGAATCAGAAGGGATGATCTGTGCTGAAGATGAAATCGGACTTGGCAAAAGCCACGCCGGTATCATGGTGCTCGACCCGTCGCTGGTACCAGGTACGCCTGCCAGCGAGATCTTTAAACCACAGCAGGACTGGATCTACGAAATTGGCCTTACACCTAACCGTATGGACGCCATGAGCCATATCGGTGTTGCCAAAGATGTATGCGCTTTCCTCAACAACCTGGAACATACTCATAAATATAAAGTACAGCTGCCGGCATTTACCTTACCTGCAGCCAGCGGCGAACCGCTGCCAATCAGCGTTACCATCGAAAATACCGATGGATGCCCGCGCTACTCCGGTATCAGCATCACCAACGTGAAAGTAGGCCCTTCTCCTGAATGGCTGAAAAACCACCTGGAAGCTATCGGGGTAAGATCTATCAACAACATTGTTGATATCACCAACTTCGTACTGCATGAAACAGGTCAGCCTTTGCATGCATTCGATGCGGATGCCGTAAAAGGCCAGGCTGTAGTGGTTAAAACACTGCCACAGGATACGCCTTTCGTTACCCTCGACGGTAAAGAAAGAAAACTGGACGCCACAGACCTGATGATCTGCAACGGCGCCGGCGAAGGTATGTGCATTGCCGGTGTATTCGGTGGTGAACATTCCGGCGTTACCGACAACACGACCCGTATTTTCCTGGAAAGTGCCTTCTTCAATGCGGGCATGATCCGTACCACTTCCTTCCGTCATGGCCTGCGCACAGATGCAGCTACCCGTTTCGAGAAAGGTGTGGATATCTCCAATACCATTTTTGCACTGGAACGCGCTGCAGCCCTCATCTGTGAATTGGGCGGCGGTCAGATCGCCTCTCCGGTGACGGATGTTTATCCAAGCGTAAAACGTAAGACAGAGGTGGAAACCACCTATGCTTACGTGCGTAAACTCAGCGGCAGCAACTATGGCGCTGATAAGATCAAAACCATCCTGGTAAGCCTGGGCTTCGATATCATCGCGGAAACGTCTGAAAGTCTGCGTGTTGCAGTTCCTTTCAGCAAACCTGATATCAGCCTGCCGGCAGATCTGGTTGAAGAAGTAATGCGTATTGATGGGCTTGATAATATTGAGATCCCATCCAGGGTAACTATTTCTCCGGCATTATCTGCCCAACCGGATGCAGAAAAGGTAAAGGAGAAAATTGCTGATTACCTGGCGGGTAATGGTTTCAATGAAATCTTTACCAACTCTATTACCAACAGTAAATATTATACACCGGAAGTACTGGAAACAGCGGTGAAGATGATGAACAGTCTGACCGTAGAACTGGATATCATGCGTCCTTCTATGCTGGAATCCGGACTGGAGGCTATTGGATACAATCTGAACCGTAAGAATGAAAACCTGTTATTCTTCGAGTTTGGTAAAACATATTTTGCGAAAGAAGTAGGTAAATACCTGGAAAACAATCACCTGTGTATGTATCTTACCGGAGCGCAAACGACCGAAACATGGATGCATAAATCCCGTCCGGTTGATTTTTACTTCCTGAAAGGTTATGTTATTAATATTCTGAACCAGCTGGGTTATAAAAATCTGGTATGGCAGGAAAGCGAAAGCAGCCTGAACCCTTCATGGGAGATAAAGGTTAAGAATCAAGTAGTTGTAACTCTTGGCGGAGTGCCGGCAGCGAAGTTGAAACAGTTTGATATCAGGCAGGCGGTATGGTTTGCAGATTTTAACTGGGATAAAATGCTGGGACTCTTGCAAAAAAGTGATAACTTTTACAAAGAAATACCACGTTTCCCGGCAGTACGCCGCGACCTGGCATTAGTGCTGGACAGGCAGGTGAAGTTTGCCGCTGTAGAATCTGCAGCAAAAGCAGTAAAATCACCGCTGTTACAGGAAATAAATCTGTTCGACGTGTTCGAGAGCGAAAAGTTGGGGGCAAACAAGAAATCTTACGCCGTTAGCTTCACCTTCCTGGATGCCCAGAAAACCCTCACCGACAAAGAAATTGACAGCGTGATGGATAAACTGGTGAAAAACTTCCAGACACAGTTACAGGCTGAAATAAGAAAATAA
- the dnaB gene encoding replicative DNA helicase, with protein sequence MDLNLKKDRNVRRKSSIEVSSLVYGKVPPQAKELEEAVLGAIMLEKGAFDVVVEILKGECFYVEAHQLIFSAMTRLAAKSMPVDILTVTEELRSMGSLEAVGGPFTVMKLTNAVVSSANIEAHARIILQKFIQRELIRISGEILTESYEDTADVFDLLDSAESKLFEITNNHLRKNYDSIDRVLVNTMKRIEDLRNKGDDITGVPSGFPSLDKVTYGWQSTDLIIIAARPSVGKTAFALNLARNAALHPRFPKGAAVFSLEMSSGQIVQRILSAESEIKLEKISRGKLEEYEMKKLMTHGIERLAKAPIFIDDTPALNIFELRAKCRRLVHNHGVGVIIIDYLQLMSGSGDGRGSNREQEISKISRDLKGLAKELQVPVIALSQLSRDVEKRKDGNKMPQLSDLRESGAIEQDADMVMFLYRPEYYEINTNEMGESNKGETHVRIAKHRNGQLDTIKLRAVLEFQRFEDDGSLENPGGGNPFAGMRQQHGGGAGGNDEAKLYIQKGSKMNDMDFDDGMEDAPF encoded by the coding sequence ATGGATCTCAATCTCAAGAAAGACCGCAATGTGCGACGAAAATCGTCCATTGAGGTGTCGTCCTTAGTGTACGGAAAAGTACCGCCTCAGGCTAAGGAACTGGAAGAAGCTGTTTTGGGAGCCATCATGCTGGAAAAAGGTGCTTTCGACGTTGTGGTAGAGATACTGAAGGGAGAATGTTTTTATGTAGAAGCACACCAGCTCATATTTTCCGCTATGACCCGGCTGGCGGCCAAATCAATGCCGGTAGATATTCTCACTGTTACGGAAGAACTTCGCTCTATGGGCTCTCTGGAAGCTGTAGGCGGTCCCTTTACCGTGATGAAACTCACCAATGCGGTTGTTTCCTCAGCGAATATTGAAGCACATGCCCGTATCATCCTGCAGAAATTCATTCAGCGGGAACTGATCCGTATTTCCGGTGAAATCCTCACAGAATCCTATGAGGATACGGCCGACGTATTCGACCTGCTCGACAGTGCCGAATCGAAGCTGTTTGAGATCACCAATAACCACCTTCGTAAAAACTACGACTCCATCGACCGTGTACTCGTGAATACCATGAAACGTATCGAGGACCTTCGTAATAAAGGCGATGATATCACAGGGGTACCTTCCGGGTTCCCTTCTCTGGATAAAGTAACCTATGGCTGGCAATCTACTGACCTTATCATCATCGCGGCACGTCCTTCCGTAGGTAAAACCGCGTTTGCACTGAACCTGGCCCGTAATGCCGCCCTGCACCCAAGATTCCCGAAAGGAGCCGCCGTATTCTCTTTGGAGATGTCGTCCGGACAGATCGTACAACGTATCCTCTCCGCAGAATCTGAAATCAAACTGGAGAAAATCTCCCGCGGTAAGCTGGAAGAATATGAGATGAAAAAGCTGATGACCCATGGTATCGAACGCCTGGCCAAAGCTCCCATCTTCATCGACGACACCCCCGCACTCAATATCTTCGAACTCCGCGCCAAGTGTAGACGCCTCGTGCATAACCACGGCGTCGGTGTAATCATCATCGACTACCTGCAGCTCATGAGCGGCAGTGGTGATGGACGAGGATCCAATCGTGAACAGGAAATTTCCAAAATCTCCCGCGACCTGAAAGGGCTCGCAAAAGAGTTGCAGGTGCCGGTAATCGCACTGTCACAGCTCTCCCGAGACGTGGAAAAACGTAAAGACGGTAACAAAATGCCGCAGCTGAGTGACCTCCGTGAATCCGGAGCGATCGAGCAGGATGCCGACATGGTTATGTTCCTTTACCGTCCTGAATACTACGAAATCAACACCAATGAAATGGGTGAATCCAACAAGGGTGAAACCCACGTTCGTATAGCCAAACACCGTAACGGTCAGCTCGATACCATCAAGCTCAGGGCAGTACTGGAATTCCAGCGCTTCGAAGACGACGGTTCCCTGGAAAACCCAGGCGGTGGCAACCCATTCGCTGGCATGCGCCAGCAACATGGCGGCGGCGCCGGCGGCAACGACGAAGCAAAACTCTACATACAGAAAGGGTCCAAAATGAATGATATGGACTTTGACGATGGTATGGAAGATGCACCATTTTAG
- a CDS encoding MATE family efflux transporter — MKQLYAKYSSYYKDNFNLAYPVVISQLGHTLVALSDSLIIGHTGKVPLAAVSLGNGLFSIFMVTGIGMSYGLTPLIAQENGRGNRSQIGHLLSNSLVINMTVGVLLSILIYFGSAHLDLLKQEADVVEQARPFLRYLGFSFIPLMLFLTFKQFCEGLGFTRQAMNISIIGNIINIIIGISLVYGLFGLPRMGVVGVGIATFTDRLLMGVTMTIYALRSPRFKAYLQNFNFENIKAATLKKILGIGTPVALQYIFEVSAFSGAAVMVGWMGAAELAAHQIALSLAAMTYMMASGISAAAGIKSGNNFGRRDFKSLRMSAIASYHMVLVLMGTTALLFMFGNHLLPQLYIQDNQVVSIAARLLIIAAFFQLFDGTQVVGLGVLRGLGDVRIPTVITLLAYWVLGIPLGYFLGITLGFGVEGVWWALLLGLLVASVLLFVRFHTKTKKLESQAEI, encoded by the coding sequence ATGAAACAACTATATGCTAAGTACAGTAGCTATTACAAAGACAATTTTAATCTAGCCTATCCTGTGGTGATTTCCCAGCTGGGACATACCCTGGTAGCGCTGTCCGACAGCCTGATCATCGGCCATACCGGAAAAGTACCCCTGGCCGCCGTATCATTAGGTAACGGCCTGTTTTCCATATTCATGGTAACAGGTATCGGCATGTCGTACGGACTAACCCCTTTGATTGCACAGGAAAATGGCCGTGGCAACAGAAGCCAGATCGGTCACCTGCTCAGTAACAGCCTGGTAATAAATATGACAGTGGGTGTCCTGCTGTCTATACTGATCTATTTCGGCAGTGCCCATTTGGACCTGCTGAAACAGGAAGCTGATGTGGTGGAACAGGCGAGGCCATTCCTCCGCTATCTTGGCTTTTCCTTTATTCCGCTGATGCTGTTCCTGACCTTTAAACAGTTCTGCGAAGGGCTTGGCTTTACACGGCAGGCCATGAATATCAGTATTATCGGGAATATCATCAATATCATCATCGGTATATCACTGGTATACGGCCTGTTCGGATTGCCGCGCATGGGTGTTGTAGGCGTGGGTATTGCCACTTTTACAGACCGGTTACTGATGGGGGTTACGATGACCATTTATGCGCTGCGTTCGCCAAGGTTTAAGGCTTATCTGCAAAACTTCAATTTTGAAAACATAAAAGCTGCTACGCTCAAAAAAATCCTGGGCATAGGCACGCCGGTTGCCTTACAGTACATCTTTGAAGTGAGTGCCTTTAGTGGCGCCGCTGTAATGGTAGGCTGGATGGGTGCTGCGGAACTGGCCGCTCACCAGATCGCACTGAGTCTGGCGGCCATGACCTACATGATGGCCAGTGGTATCTCTGCTGCTGCAGGTATTAAGAGCGGAAATAACTTCGGCCGCCGTGATTTTAAATCCCTGCGCATGTCTGCCATTGCCAGTTACCATATGGTACTGGTGCTGATGGGTACTACCGCTCTCCTCTTTATGTTTGGCAATCACCTGTTGCCACAACTCTATATCCAGGATAACCAGGTGGTAAGCATAGCAGCACGACTGCTGATCATTGCGGCTTTCTTCCAGTTGTTTGATGGTACACAGGTAGTTGGATTGGGCGTGCTGCGCGGCTTAGGTGATGTGCGCATCCCAACGGTAATTACCCTGCTGGCTTACTGGGTACTGGGTATTCCTTTGGGTTATTTCCTGGGGATTACTTTAGGATTCGGCGTAGAAGGCGTTTGGTGGGCACTGTTGCTGGGGTTACTGGTAGCATCCGTATTACTTTTCGTACGATTCCATACCAAAACGAAAAAACTGGAATCACAAGCAGAAATTTAG
- a CDS encoding 16S rRNA (uracil(1498)-N(3))-methyltransferase, whose amino-acid sequence MELPVFYAPELNDSMTVYTMNEDTSKYCIQVLRHEKGDQVLLADGRGGRYTTVIIDDNRKKCQVQISGKEQLPAPEPALRIAIAFTKNASRIEWFLEKAAEIGVQTIIPLVSHRTEKEKIKAERLQNILVSAMLQSKQCYLPVLEEPQAFSKVVQSFGEEQRFIAHCLPDQKQDLGDVMEAGRNTIILIGPEGDFTPEEVKQAMDAGFKPVSLGKTRLRTETAGMVAVVMMNMKA is encoded by the coding sequence ATGGAACTGCCTGTATTTTACGCGCCGGAACTGAATGATAGTATGACGGTTTATACAATGAATGAGGATACTTCCAAGTATTGTATCCAGGTATTACGTCATGAAAAAGGTGACCAGGTATTGCTTGCTGATGGCCGTGGTGGCAGGTATACAACTGTCATTATCGATGATAACAGGAAGAAATGCCAGGTACAGATCAGTGGAAAAGAGCAGCTGCCGGCGCCGGAGCCGGCACTTCGTATAGCCATTGCCTTTACCAAAAATGCATCGCGCATTGAGTGGTTTCTGGAGAAAGCCGCTGAAATTGGTGTACAAACGATCATTCCGCTGGTAAGCCATCGAACAGAGAAAGAAAAGATCAAGGCTGAGCGGTTACAGAATATCCTGGTTTCGGCCATGCTGCAGTCTAAACAATGCTACCTGCCTGTACTGGAAGAGCCGCAGGCATTTTCGAAAGTTGTACAATCTTTTGGAGAAGAGCAGCGGTTTATTGCGCATTGTCTGCCTGATCAGAAGCAGGATTTGGGAGATGTGATGGAGGCTGGCCGTAATACAATTATCCTGATCGGACCGGAAGGAGATTTTACACCTGAGGAGGTAAAACAGGCGATGGATGCGGGTTTTAAACCGGTGTCACTTGGTAAAACGCGGTTGCGTACAGAAACAGCCGGAATGGTAGCGGTTGTAATGATGAATATGAAGGCATAA
- a CDS encoding TerC family protein, which translates to MEQFLTAESLISLFTLVLMEIVLGIDNVIFVSIVLNRLPAEKRAAARRIWMIAGMAIRIILLLCIGYIVRAVHPLFSIGSHGFSLRDLIMLGGGLFLLVKTTLEIHHKLEGEEEGTGNGKTKPAASFANIVGQIIVIDTVFSFDSIITAVGLARQIPVMIIAVVVAMIVMFFFAPKISDFIHKHPTLKMLALSFLVMVGAILIVEGWNAEAAHDMHLKNYVYFAMAFSFAVELLNMRVRKSTAKPVELREPIEPENPANPGK; encoded by the coding sequence ATGGAACAATTCCTCACTGCTGAGTCTCTCATCAGTTTATTTACCCTCGTGCTCATGGAGATCGTCCTGGGCATCGACAATGTTATCTTTGTATCTATTGTACTGAACAGGCTTCCCGCGGAAAAACGCGCCGCCGCCAGAAGAATCTGGATGATTGCCGGCATGGCCATCCGCATCATTCTGCTCCTTTGTATCGGCTACATCGTAAGAGCCGTACATCCGCTGTTTAGCATCGGCAGCCATGGATTCAGTCTCCGCGACCTCATCATGCTAGGTGGTGGCTTATTCCTGCTGGTTAAAACAACCCTGGAAATTCACCACAAACTGGAAGGGGAAGAAGAAGGTACCGGCAACGGCAAAACCAAGCCCGCAGCTTCTTTTGCCAATATCGTCGGACAAATCATCGTCATCGACACCGTCTTCTCTTTCGACAGTATCATTACTGCCGTAGGACTGGCACGTCAGATCCCTGTTATGATCATTGCGGTAGTGGTAGCGATGATCGTTATGTTCTTCTTTGCACCTAAGATCAGCGATTTTATTCACAAACACCCGACACTGAAAATGCTGGCGTTAAGTTTCCTCGTAATGGTGGGCGCCATCCTGATCGTGGAAGGCTGGAATGCAGAAGCAGCACACGACATGCACCTGAAGAACTATGTTTATTTTGCCATGGCCTTCTCTTTTGCCGTAGAACTGCTGAATATGCGCGTAAGGAAATCTACCGCCAAACCGGTAGAACTCAGAGAGCCCATAGAGCCAGAGAATCCTGCAAATCCCGGGAAATAA
- a CDS encoding quinone-dependent dihydroorotate dehydrogenase produces the protein MYNLIKKILFRYPPENIHHSVMRGMKTIYSLPLGKQLLGAFCGVKDKGLEREVFGLKFSNPVGLAAGFDKDAKYIDELAALGFGFVEIGTVTPVAQPGNDLPRLFRLPADQALINRMGFNNEGAPAAAARLKHKKSNIIVGGNIGKNKVTPNEEAVSDYEKCFHALFDVVDYFVVNVSSPNTPNLRALQEKEPLKQLLHHLQQLNNQKPASKPILLKIAPDLTTEQLDDIIEIVQDTKIAGIVATNTTISREGLATPAAEVDAIGAGGLSGLPVKDKSTSVIRYIHKKSNGSFPIIAVGGIFSANDAQEKLDAGASLVQVYTGFIYEGPTIVKNICNGLRR, from the coding sequence ATGTACAACCTGATCAAGAAAATACTTTTCCGCTATCCGCCGGAAAACATCCACCACAGCGTAATGCGTGGTATGAAGACAATCTATTCCCTTCCTTTGGGCAAACAGCTGTTAGGCGCGTTTTGCGGCGTGAAGGATAAGGGCCTGGAAAGAGAAGTTTTTGGCCTCAAATTTTCCAACCCTGTTGGACTGGCCGCAGGTTTCGATAAAGATGCGAAGTACATTGACGAACTGGCCGCCCTGGGCTTCGGTTTCGTGGAAATTGGCACCGTGACCCCTGTTGCGCAGCCAGGAAATGACCTGCCAAGATTATTCAGGTTACCGGCAGATCAGGCACTGATCAACCGCATGGGCTTCAACAATGAAGGCGCTCCGGCTGCTGCAGCCAGATTGAAACACAAAAAATCCAACATTATTGTAGGTGGCAACATCGGCAAAAATAAAGTTACCCCTAACGAAGAAGCTGTCAGCGACTACGAAAAATGCTTCCATGCACTTTTTGATGTGGTAGACTACTTCGTGGTAAATGTGAGCTCACCCAACACGCCTAATCTGCGTGCACTCCAGGAAAAAGAACCGTTGAAACAGTTGCTGCACCACCTGCAACAGCTCAACAACCAAAAGCCGGCAAGCAAACCTATATTACTGAAAATAGCACCAGATCTCACTACAGAACAACTGGACGATATTATCGAGATCGTTCAGGATACAAAAATCGCAGGTATCGTGGCTACCAATACTACTATCAGCCGCGAAGGGCTGGCAACACCAGCCGCGGAAGTAGATGCTATTGGCGCCGGCGGACTCAGTGGATTACCGGTAAAAGATAAGTCCACCTCCGTTATCAGATACATTCACAAAAAAAGTAATGGAAGTTTTCCCATTATTGCAGTAGGTGGCATATTTTCTGCTAACGATGCGCAGGAAAAATTAGATGCTGGTGCATCACTGGTACAGGTATATACCGGGTTTATTTATGAGGGGCCGACTATTGTGAAGAATATCTGTAACGGACTACGCCGGTAG